One segment of Porticoccus hydrocarbonoclasticus MCTG13d DNA contains the following:
- the miaB gene encoding tRNA (N6-isopentenyl adenosine(37)-C2)-methylthiotransferase MiaB, translating to MSEPKIKKLHIVTHGCQMNEYDSSRMRDLLGDSHQMVATDNPEEADVLLLNTCSIREKAQEKVFHQLGRWKHLKARNPELVIGVGGCVASQEGDAIARRAPFVDLVFGPQTLHRLPEMLAERKQRDGTTIVDISFPEIEKFDRLPQPDADGVTAFVSIMEGCSKYCTFCVVPYTRGEEVSRPAADVLAEVAHLAGQGVREVNLLGQNVNAYRGSMPDGNLCDLAELIGYVAGIEGIDRIRYTTSHPVEFSDSLIAAYAEVPELVSHLHLPVQSGSDRILAAMKRGHTVLEYKSKIRKLRRIRPDISISSDFIIGFPGETEKDFEDTLKLIQDIGFDHSFSFVYSARPGTPAADLPDSTPESIKKQRLQILQSRISQHATSISEQMVGTEQTILITGISKKDPGQLQGRTENNRVVNFPATDHQLIGAFARVSIIEALPNSLRGRLIVATDNTAA from the coding sequence ATGTCCGAGCCAAAAATCAAAAAATTGCACATTGTCACCCATGGCTGCCAGATGAATGAATACGATTCATCACGCATGCGTGATCTGCTGGGCGACAGCCACCAGATGGTGGCAACAGACAACCCGGAAGAAGCCGACGTACTGTTACTGAACACCTGCTCAATCCGGGAAAAAGCCCAGGAAAAGGTTTTTCACCAGCTCGGCCGCTGGAAACACCTCAAAGCCCGCAACCCGGAACTGGTCATCGGGGTTGGCGGCTGTGTCGCCAGCCAGGAGGGTGACGCCATTGCCAGACGTGCACCTTTTGTGGATCTGGTGTTTGGCCCGCAGACATTGCATCGGTTGCCGGAAATGCTGGCCGAAAGAAAGCAGCGAGACGGCACCACCATCGTCGATATCAGCTTCCCGGAGATTGAGAAATTTGACCGGCTGCCTCAGCCGGACGCCGATGGCGTCACTGCCTTCGTTTCGATTATGGAAGGCTGCTCCAAATACTGCACCTTCTGTGTTGTGCCGTATACAAGAGGTGAGGAAGTCAGCCGCCCGGCTGCAGATGTACTCGCGGAAGTGGCTCATCTCGCTGGCCAGGGCGTGCGGGAAGTCAATTTGCTGGGACAGAATGTCAATGCCTACCGCGGCAGCATGCCTGACGGAAACCTCTGCGACCTGGCGGAGCTGATTGGCTATGTGGCAGGAATTGAAGGCATTGACCGTATTCGCTATACCACCTCCCACCCGGTGGAGTTTTCAGACAGTCTCATTGCGGCCTATGCTGAAGTGCCCGAGCTGGTCAGCCACCTTCACCTACCGGTGCAAAGTGGCTCGGACCGAATTCTGGCGGCAATGAAACGTGGCCACACCGTACTCGAATACAAATCAAAAATTCGCAAGCTGCGCCGGATCAGACCGGATATCAGCATTTCATCGGACTTCATCATTGGTTTTCCCGGTGAGACCGAGAAGGATTTCGAGGATACCCTCAAGCTGATTCAGGATATCGGCTTTGATCACAGCTTCAGCTTTGTGTACAGCGCCCGACCGGGAACACCGGCAGCCGATCTCCCCGATAGCACGCCCGAAAGCATCAAGAAGCAACGACTGCAAATCCTGCAAAGCAGGATCAGCCAGCATGCCACAAGCATTAGTGAGCAAATGGTCGGTACCGAACAGACCATCCTGATCACCGGCATTTCAAAGAAAGATCCCGGCCAGTTGCAGGGCCGCACCGAAAACAACCGGGTCGTCAATTTCCCAGCCACCGACCATCAACTGATAGGTGCGTTTGCCAGGGTGAGCATTATCGAGGCTTTGCCCAATTCACTGCGCGGACGCCTGATCGTTGCAACGGATAACACTGCAGCATAA
- a CDS encoding DUF1820 family protein — protein MASTPIYKIVFFNQGQVYEIYARQVYQSDLWGFLEVEEFVFGERSQMIVDPSEEKLKNEFSSVKRSFIPLHSVVRIDEVEKEGSCKIIEAKGGAGNVTPFPYPGIAPKPKGDR, from the coding sequence ATGGCATCAACCCCCATTTACAAAATTGTATTTTTCAATCAGGGTCAGGTGTACGAAATCTATGCCCGGCAAGTCTACCAAAGTGATTTGTGGGGGTTTCTGGAAGTCGAGGAGTTTGTGTTTGGTGAGCGCTCCCAGATGATTGTCGACCCTTCCGAAGAAAAACTGAAGAACGAGTTTTCCTCTGTCAAGCGGAGTTTTATTCCGCTGCATTCAGTTGTTCGCATTGATGAAGTGGAAAAAGAAGGTTCCTGTAAAATTATCGAGGCGAAGGGCGGCGCCGGTAATGTCACCCCTTTCCCCTATCCGGGTATTGCACCCAAACCAAAAGGCGATCGCTAG
- a CDS encoding ExeA family protein — translation MYEQFYDLKAEPFRLSPDHRFCFNHRSYAKAKAYMQYAFQRAEGFVMITGKPGTGKTTLVSDLVESLREDQVNVAMLVCTQLGADDLLRMVADAFGLSSNTDHKSLLLQQLTRLFVNDYKTGKRALLIIDEAQDLSTAALEELRLLTNLQMSRQPLLQIFLLGQEELRDIVQQPNMEQVHQRLVAACHLASLNEEETKGYIKHRLNQVGWKGDPAISNAIYPVIHKVSEGIPRRINMICSRLFLHACVEELHKISINDAKIVLGEINQEQLTSKTMLPDLDFAVQDTYDTPPQPAPAAVSDIKKKVVDISDSARRTPPAPAPQTGLAIQPKPEEVPPSKENLFQARELTQTEVYRGPDSRKGERRSFTDPRQEVRYEPGKKDRRQNPGRRKEDKEVQKRPWQFWI, via the coding sequence ATGTACGAACAATTTTATGACCTCAAGGCCGAGCCCTTCCGACTAAGTCCGGATCATCGGTTCTGCTTTAACCACCGCAGTTACGCCAAAGCCAAGGCTTACATGCAGTATGCGTTTCAACGCGCCGAAGGCTTTGTGATGATTACAGGCAAGCCTGGCACGGGAAAAACAACCCTAGTCAGCGATCTTGTGGAAAGTCTTAGGGAAGATCAAGTGAATGTCGCCATGCTGGTCTGCACACAGCTGGGGGCAGACGACCTGTTGCGAATGGTTGCCGATGCATTTGGCCTGTCTTCCAACACAGACCATAAATCACTGCTTCTGCAACAGTTGACCCGGCTTTTTGTCAACGACTACAAAACCGGCAAGCGTGCCCTCCTGATCATTGACGAAGCTCAGGATCTCTCCACAGCCGCACTGGAAGAGCTTCGGTTGCTCACCAATTTGCAGATGAGCCGACAACCCCTGCTGCAGATCTTTCTTTTGGGCCAGGAAGAGCTCAGGGATATTGTTCAGCAGCCAAATATGGAACAAGTGCACCAGCGACTCGTGGCCGCCTGCCATTTGGCATCCCTGAACGAAGAGGAAACTAAGGGTTACATCAAACACAGGTTGAATCAGGTTGGCTGGAAAGGAGACCCCGCTATCAGTAATGCCATTTACCCCGTGATCCACAAAGTCAGCGAGGGTATTCCTCGACGCATCAATATGATTTGCAGTCGACTTTTTTTACATGCCTGCGTTGAAGAATTGCATAAAATCAGCATTAACGACGCCAAGATTGTATTGGGCGAAATAAACCAGGAACAGCTGACATCGAAGACCATGCTTCCCGATCTCGATTTTGCTGTTCAGGACACCTACGATACACCGCCCCAGCCGGCACCTGCGGCCGTTAGCGACATTAAAAAAAAAGTAGTTGATATCTCTGACTCCGCTCGCAGGACTCCACCGGCCCCCGCACCTCAAACGGGGCTGGCTATCCAGCCAAAACCCGAGGAAGTCCCGCCAAGCAAAGAGAACCTCTTTCAGGCAAGGGAATTAACCCAAACTGAGGTATACCGCGGGCCCGATTCAAGAAAAGGTGAAAGACGCTCTTTTACCGACCCCCGCCAGGAAGTCCGATACGAACCGGGGAAAAAAGACCGACGACAAAACCCCGGGCGCCGCAAGGAAGACAAAGAAGTACAAAAACGTCCCTGGCAGTTCTGGATCTAA
- the ybeY gene encoding rRNA maturation RNase YbeY encodes MKLQLDIDNTYGKAGWIPDRKQIRCWATAALSSARQTAELSVRIVGEAECAELNQRYRHKPGPTNVLSFPADLPPDLELPLLGDLVICAPVVEREAAEQDKPIEAHWAHMLVHGCLHLIGYDHIEDNDADIMEALETRILTKLGFSPPYQQDDAPEQQIFHD; translated from the coding sequence ATGAAGCTTCAGCTCGATATCGACAATACCTATGGTAAAGCGGGCTGGATACCGGACAGAAAACAGATACGCTGCTGGGCTACCGCAGCACTGTCCAGCGCCCGACAGACGGCCGAACTGAGCGTGAGAATTGTCGGTGAAGCAGAGTGTGCCGAGCTGAACCAACGCTATCGTCACAAACCAGGTCCCACCAATGTGTTGTCTTTCCCGGCCGATTTGCCACCGGATTTAGAACTTCCGCTGCTCGGGGATCTGGTCATTTGTGCACCGGTGGTCGAGCGCGAAGCCGCCGAGCAGGACAAACCCATTGAGGCACATTGGGCGCACATGCTGGTTCACGGCTGCCTGCATTTGATCGGCTACGACCATATTGAAGATAATGATGCGGATATAATGGAAGCCCTTGAAACCCGTATACTGACAAAGCTGGGTTTTTCACCACCCTACCAACAGGATGATGCTCCGGAGCAGCAGATATTTCATGACTGA
- a CDS encoding HlyC/CorC family transporter, with protein MTDDDLNGTQEKSWLGKLATAFSSEPQSREELANTLRSAYDNGIIDHDALEIIEGALHVSDQQVREIMIPRTQMVVIQQNTSLEDLLELVIESSHSRFPVIGDNADDIVGILLAKELLPLLLSGRENFEIANVIRPATIIPESKRLNVLLREFREQRYHMAIVIDEYGGIAGLITIEDILEEIVGDIEDETDEDEDTMIRPQQDNSYLVDALTPIEDFNEFFDVGISDEEFDTIGGIIVQAFGRMPKVDETIEVDNFDFRVAEGDNRQVKLLELRIKA; from the coding sequence ATGACTGATGACGACTTGAACGGCACACAGGAGAAATCCTGGTTAGGCAAACTGGCCACGGCCTTTTCCTCGGAGCCACAATCACGAGAGGAGCTGGCGAACACCCTCCGCTCCGCCTACGATAACGGCATTATTGATCACGATGCGCTGGAAATTATTGAGGGGGCACTGCATGTTTCCGACCAGCAGGTGCGGGAAATCATGATCCCCCGCACTCAAATGGTCGTGATTCAGCAAAATACCAGCCTTGAAGACCTTCTCGAGCTGGTTATCGAATCCAGCCACTCCCGCTTCCCAGTGATCGGTGACAATGCTGACGATATTGTCGGCATACTGTTGGCCAAGGAGCTATTACCACTGCTACTGAGCGGTCGTGAAAATTTCGAAATTGCCAATGTGATCAGACCCGCCACGATCATCCCCGAGAGCAAACGGCTGAATGTGCTGTTGCGGGAGTTCCGCGAACAGCGCTATCACATGGCTATCGTCATTGACGAATATGGCGGCATTGCCGGGTTGATCACCATTGAAGATATTCTCGAGGAAATTGTCGGCGACATCGAAGATGAGACCGATGAGGATGAAGACACCATGATTCGCCCCCAGCAGGACAACAGCTATCTGGTGGATGCTCTGACACCCATCGAGGATTTCAATGAATTCTTCGATGTCGGGATCAGTGATGAGGAATTCGACACCATAGGCGGCATTATTGTTCAGGCCTTTGGCCGCATGCCCAAGGTCGATGAAACCATCGAAGTGGACAACTTTGATTTTCGTGTTGCGGAGGGCGACAACCGGCAGGTCAAATTGCTCGAGTTGCGAATTAAAGCCTAG
- a CDS encoding aminotransferase class I/II-fold pyridoxal phosphate-dependent enzyme — translation MYVEQADRQQLQRWQEELSANHRSFVSSKLNLDLTRGKPSANQLSLADALDGILQGNYVSDEGVDTRNYGGLDGLPAMRQLAAEILGVKSDEIIVGGNSSLTLMYFSVLFAWQFGLNGPDSAWRHEETVKFLCPVPGYDRHFAICEEFGIEMVNVPMNEDGPDMDVVEALLRNDSSIKGIWCVPKYSNPTGCIYSAATIERLAGLGTIAATNFRVFYDNAYAVHDLVDKPAELANIRKFCEKHGTGDSVLQFGSTSKVTFAGAGVAFMAGSKTNLGAIKKHLGIATIGPDKVNQLRHLKMIGTMTELRSHMARHAELLRPRFACVLKHLEENFRDSDLGDWSSPDGGYFISFDTRPGLANAVIQLAADAGVKLTPAGATFPYGKDPDDKNIRLAPSFPTVEDIDHAMAVFCNAVKLASVNQQLAA, via the coding sequence GTGTACGTCGAACAAGCAGACCGTCAACAGTTGCAACGCTGGCAAGAAGAGCTTTCTGCCAACCACCGGAGCTTTGTCTCCAGCAAGCTTAATCTCGATCTGACCCGGGGCAAGCCCTCAGCAAACCAATTATCACTGGCCGATGCACTGGATGGCATCCTGCAGGGAAATTATGTTTCGGACGAGGGCGTGGATACCCGCAATTACGGCGGACTGGACGGTTTGCCGGCCATGCGCCAACTGGCGGCAGAAATCCTCGGCGTAAAATCTGACGAAATCATAGTGGGGGGCAATAGCAGCCTGACCCTGATGTATTTCAGTGTCCTGTTTGCCTGGCAGTTTGGTTTGAACGGCCCGGACTCGGCCTGGCGACATGAAGAAACCGTCAAGTTTCTCTGCCCCGTACCCGGTTATGACCGTCACTTTGCCATCTGCGAGGAATTTGGCATTGAAATGGTCAACGTGCCAATGAATGAGGACGGCCCGGATATGGACGTAGTTGAGGCCCTGCTCCGCAATGACAGCAGCATCAAGGGAATCTGGTGTGTACCCAAATACTCAAATCCCACCGGCTGCATTTACAGCGCTGCGACCATCGAACGGCTGGCCGGACTGGGGACTATCGCGGCCACGAACTTCCGAGTTTTCTATGACAACGCCTACGCAGTTCACGACCTTGTGGACAAGCCTGCCGAACTGGCCAATATACGGAAATTCTGTGAAAAACATGGCACCGGAGATAGCGTACTGCAGTTCGGATCGACCTCCAAGGTGACTTTCGCCGGTGCAGGAGTGGCATTTATGGCGGGTAGCAAAACGAATTTAGGTGCCATAAAAAAGCATCTGGGGATTGCCACTATCGGGCCGGATAAGGTCAACCAGCTTCGGCATCTGAAGATGATTGGTACTATGACGGAACTGCGCAGCCACATGGCCCGACATGCCGAGCTCCTGCGACCGCGCTTTGCCTGCGTGCTGAAACACCTTGAAGAAAACTTCCGCGATTCTGACCTGGGAGACTGGAGCTCACCCGATGGCGGTTACTTTATTTCTTTCGATACCCGCCCCGGGCTGGCCAACGCCGTTATCCAGCTGGCTGCAGACGCGGGGGTCAAACTCACCCCGGCGGGCGCCACCTTCCCCTACGGCAAAGACCCGGACGATAAAAATATCCGACTGGCACCGTCATTCCCCACCGTTGAGGATATCGATCACGCCATGGCCGTATTCTGTAATGCCGTGAAACTGGCCTCTGTGAACCAACAACTCGCGGCCTGA
- a CDS encoding PhoH family protein — MENLNIQTATQTITLEPSDTRRLATLCGQFDENLRHIEQRLKIEIRNRGNTFALIGDHAAADVAGQLLHHLYQETGRSRELTPDHIHLAIQQSTAGMPMEHYATTTTADSNIAERENAITQTVIRTKKGNIKPRGVSQQRYVRAVQTHDINFGVGPAGTGKTYLAVACAVEALLRDEVERILLVRPAVEAGEKLGFLPGDLSQKVDPYLRPLYDALYEMLGVETVAKLIDRSVIEVAPLAYMRGRTLNNSFIILDESQNTTREQMKMFLTRIGFSSTAVITGDTSQIDLPRPSHSGLLHVCKVLKDVEDISFTFFGSKDVVRHPLVQQIVDAYDAFEQDEAKDSPQ; from the coding sequence TTGGAAAATTTGAATATTCAGACTGCAACACAGACCATCACGCTGGAACCCAGCGACACCCGTCGCCTAGCAACACTCTGCGGGCAATTCGACGAAAACCTCAGACACATCGAACAGCGGCTGAAAATCGAGATTCGCAACCGAGGCAATACCTTCGCTCTGATTGGCGACCATGCCGCAGCTGACGTGGCTGGGCAACTTCTCCATCACCTCTATCAGGAAACCGGTCGCAGCCGTGAGCTGACACCCGACCATATTCATCTTGCCATTCAACAATCCACCGCCGGAATGCCTATGGAACACTATGCGACCACGACTACAGCTGACAGCAATATCGCCGAGAGAGAGAACGCTATAACGCAGACGGTCATCCGCACCAAAAAAGGCAATATCAAACCCAGAGGAGTCAGCCAGCAACGCTATGTGCGGGCCGTGCAAACCCACGATATCAATTTTGGGGTAGGACCTGCCGGTACCGGCAAAACCTATCTGGCGGTAGCCTGCGCGGTGGAGGCTCTACTGAGAGACGAAGTGGAACGAATTCTACTGGTGCGCCCTGCTGTTGAAGCCGGTGAAAAGCTCGGCTTTTTGCCCGGAGACCTGAGCCAGAAGGTGGACCCCTATCTGCGCCCACTCTACGATGCGCTGTATGAAATGCTCGGCGTTGAAACGGTAGCAAAACTCATTGACCGGAGTGTTATTGAAGTAGCACCGCTGGCCTACATGCGTGGCCGCACCCTGAACAACTCTTTCATTATTCTCGATGAGAGCCAGAACACCACCAGGGAACAAATGAAGATGTTCCTCACCAGAATCGGTTTCAGCTCCACCGCGGTAATTACCGGGGATACCTCCCAGATCGACCTGCCCCGACCCAGTCACTCCGGACTGCTACACGTCTGCAAGGTGCTCAAGGACGTCGAGGATATCAGCTTTACGTTTTTCGGCTCGAAGGATGTGGTTCGCCACCCCCTGGTACAGCAGATTGTCGATGCCTATGATGCCTTCGAGCAGGACGAGGCCAAAGACTCCCCCCAATGA
- the leuS gene encoding leucine--tRNA ligase has protein sequence MKDQYHPSEIETVVQQYWQETAAFEVSEIPGREKYYCLAMFPYPSGKLHMGHVRNYTIGDVIARYQRMLGKNVLQPMGWDAFGLPAENAAIKHHTAPAKWTYENIEYMKAQLKRLGFGYDWSRELATCKPDYYRWEQWFFTRLHEKGLVYRKTAGVNWCPNDQTVLANEQVIDGGCWRCDTPVERKEIPQWFIRITDYAEELLADLDKLDGWPEQVRTMQRNWIGKSRGVQFRFQLEQGVSGIDHFEVYTTRPDTLMGITYASIAAEHPIALALAKTNPELATFIQHCKTQSMAESDMATMEKKGMATGLNAIHPISGETVPIWVANYVLMDYGTGAIMAVPAHDERDFEFANKHGLPIKQVFERTPSSDKDGRKDTENAPAKEDYNYFDPDVWKDWYSSKLADEVVSINSGEFDGLSPEKAFDAIAAKLTELGCGEIKTNYRLRDWGVSRQRYWGAPIPILNLPEGGEIAVPADRLPVLLPEDVVMDGVHSPIKADPEWCKVELNGQMVERETDTFDTFMESSWYYARYTSPNFTDGMLDSKAANYWLPVDQYIGGIEHAILHLLYARFFHKLMRDEGLLNSDEPFTRLLCQGMVLKDGTKMSKSKGNTVDPQQLIDRYGADTVRLFTMFAAPPEQSLEWNDSGVEGAHRFLRKLWKMVHAHLEAGTPGELDSESLDQTQRDLRRKTHETIVKVSDDFGRRQTFNTAIAAVMELLNELARSADRSSVNGLAVEREALTITVQVLAPIVPHICHALWQALGHTDSLLDTPWPVPDQVALTKSTLQMVVQVNGKLRAQIDVAVDADRQSIEDSALAHENVLRFTAGQTIRKVIVVPGKLVNIVAN, from the coding sequence ATGAAAGACCAATATCACCCCAGTGAAATAGAAACTGTCGTCCAGCAATACTGGCAGGAAACCGCCGCCTTTGAAGTCAGCGAAATTCCCGGCAGGGAAAAGTACTACTGTCTGGCGATGTTCCCCTATCCAAGTGGCAAGCTGCACATGGGCCACGTGCGCAACTATACGATCGGGGATGTGATTGCCCGCTACCAGCGGATGCTCGGCAAGAATGTATTGCAACCCATGGGCTGGGATGCGTTTGGCCTGCCGGCTGAAAATGCAGCGATCAAACACCATACGGCCCCGGCGAAATGGACCTACGAAAATATCGAGTACATGAAAGCCCAACTGAAACGATTGGGCTTCGGTTATGACTGGTCGCGTGAACTGGCCACCTGCAAACCGGATTATTACCGCTGGGAACAATGGTTCTTCACCAGACTCCACGAAAAGGGATTGGTATACAGGAAAACAGCGGGGGTTAACTGGTGCCCCAACGACCAGACCGTACTGGCCAACGAACAGGTTATAGACGGTGGCTGCTGGCGCTGCGATACGCCGGTCGAACGCAAGGAAATACCCCAGTGGTTTATCAGGATTACCGACTACGCTGAAGAGCTCCTGGCCGATCTCGACAAACTGGATGGCTGGCCGGAACAGGTGCGCACCATGCAACGCAACTGGATCGGCAAAAGCCGCGGAGTACAGTTCCGCTTCCAGCTGGAACAGGGCGTGAGTGGCATCGACCACTTTGAGGTGTACACCACCCGCCCCGACACGCTAATGGGCATCACCTACGCCAGTATAGCGGCAGAACACCCTATCGCTCTGGCGCTGGCCAAAACGAACCCTGAGCTGGCTACCTTTATCCAACACTGCAAGACTCAGTCCATGGCGGAATCCGACATGGCCACCATGGAAAAAAAGGGCATGGCCACCGGCCTCAATGCCATCCATCCGATCAGTGGCGAAACAGTTCCGATATGGGTGGCCAACTACGTGCTGATGGACTATGGCACTGGCGCAATAATGGCGGTGCCCGCCCACGACGAGCGCGACTTCGAGTTTGCCAATAAACACGGACTCCCCATCAAACAGGTATTTGAGCGCACCCCCTCTTCCGACAAAGACGGCAGAAAAGACACCGAAAACGCACCTGCAAAAGAAGACTACAATTATTTTGATCCCGACGTATGGAAAGACTGGTACTCGTCAAAGTTGGCGGATGAGGTCGTATCCATCAACTCCGGTGAGTTCGATGGCTTGAGCCCTGAAAAGGCTTTCGACGCGATCGCCGCCAAATTGACCGAACTGGGCTGCGGCGAAATAAAGACCAATTACCGTTTGCGCGACTGGGGCGTTTCCCGTCAACGCTACTGGGGCGCCCCCATTCCCATACTGAACCTCCCGGAAGGTGGAGAAATTGCCGTTCCCGCCGATCGCCTGCCTGTGCTGTTGCCAGAGGATGTGGTGATGGACGGAGTGCACTCGCCGATCAAAGCGGATCCGGAGTGGTGCAAAGTCGAGCTCAACGGCCAGATGGTCGAGCGGGAAACAGACACCTTTGATACCTTTATGGAATCGAGCTGGTACTACGCCCGCTATACCTCCCCGAACTTCACCGATGGAATGCTCGACAGCAAAGCCGCCAACTACTGGCTGCCCGTTGACCAATATATCGGGGGTATCGAACACGCGATTCTGCACTTGCTGTACGCAAGATTTTTCCACAAGTTGATGCGCGACGAGGGCCTGCTGAATTCCGATGAACCCTTCACCCGGCTGCTGTGCCAGGGCATGGTACTTAAAGACGGCACCAAAATGTCCAAGTCCAAGGGCAACACAGTGGACCCGCAACAACTGATTGATCGTTACGGTGCAGATACTGTCCGGCTGTTCACCATGTTTGCCGCGCCACCGGAACAGTCACTGGAGTGGAATGACAGCGGGGTTGAGGGGGCCCATCGGTTTTTGCGAAAACTCTGGAAAATGGTTCATGCCCACCTGGAGGCAGGCACACCCGGCGAACTGGATAGCGAGTCACTTGATCAGACGCAGCGGGATCTCCGCCGTAAAACCCACGAAACAATCGTTAAGGTCAGTGATGACTTCGGCCGCCGCCAGACCTTCAATACTGCTATTGCCGCCGTGATGGAGCTGCTCAATGAGCTGGCCAGGTCTGCCGATCGCAGCTCAGTTAATGGCCTTGCTGTAGAGCGGGAGGCATTGACCATTACCGTACAGGTACTGGCACCGATTGTACCCCACATCTGCCACGCACTCTGGCAGGCGCTGGGTCACACTGACAGCCTGCTGGACACACCGTGGCCGGTTCCCGACCAGGTTGCACTGACAAAAAGCACTCTTCAAATGGTGGTTCAAGTCAACGGCAAGCTTCGTGCACAGATTGATGTGGCCGTCGACGCAGACCGGCAGAGCATCGAGGACAGTGCGCTGGCCCATGAAAATGTTCTTCGCTTTACGGCAGGCCAAACCATCCGTAAAGTAATCGTGGTGCCCGGCAAACTGGTCAATATCGTTGCCAACTGA
- the lnt gene encoding apolipoprotein N-acyltransferase produces the protein MMGSIASHPKLRGHLLGVLLGAVLPLSLAPWSWWPIGLIAVAGLVVLLKGLRSVDCFWRTFWFGLGMFGVGVSWVFISIHDHGNASVPLALFLTSLFVILLAVLFALPFLLYGTGLNRTAGTMVLAFPSIWVLGEWTRSWLFSGFPWMYLGYSHIDTWLAGWAPITGVLGISWICALSGTVIGIAAITRASYVLGNAALLAAVGWVSGWYLQSAEWTATAGDPLHIGIMQPALPVAAKWDSTQLAAILEQNRLMTRELLGNDLVIWPESAVPTLEERVKPFLAAMAKRALDTNTALLTGIPTRNTTTRQYHNSVMALGTASGIYHKQHLVPFGEYVPFERWLGGTMAFLNLPMSVFSPGPALQQPIRANDVRIGTAICYEIVFPDLVATTANRSNLLLTVSNDSWFGRSIGPKQHFQMARMRAAENRKPLIRATNDGITALINHHGKVVATTPPFIRSTLTGQLTPYRGQTPFGRWGSNPVLLCSLIMLLAAFWKSRANWRKPQRQEQ, from the coding sequence ATGATGGGATCAATCGCTTCTCACCCCAAACTCAGGGGACATCTGCTCGGGGTACTGTTGGGCGCTGTGCTGCCGCTGTCGCTGGCGCCCTGGAGCTGGTGGCCAATCGGTCTGATAGCTGTTGCCGGCCTGGTTGTTCTGCTCAAGGGGTTGCGCTCGGTTGACTGCTTCTGGCGCACCTTCTGGTTTGGACTCGGCATGTTTGGCGTTGGGGTATCCTGGGTCTTCATCAGTATCCACGACCACGGTAACGCCTCCGTACCGCTCGCCCTGTTTCTGACATCCCTGTTTGTGATTCTGCTGGCCGTACTTTTTGCCCTGCCATTTTTGCTATACGGCACAGGGTTAAACCGTACGGCGGGCACCATGGTCCTCGCCTTCCCCAGTATCTGGGTTCTGGGAGAATGGACTCGCAGCTGGTTATTTAGCGGCTTCCCATGGATGTATCTCGGCTATAGCCACATTGACACCTGGCTGGCGGGGTGGGCACCCATCACCGGTGTACTGGGGATCAGCTGGATTTGCGCATTATCCGGCACTGTGATCGGCATCGCTGCCATCACCAGAGCATCCTATGTGCTCGGTAATGCCGCATTGCTGGCGGCAGTGGGCTGGGTGAGCGGCTGGTATCTGCAGTCTGCTGAATGGACTGCTACTGCAGGCGACCCATTGCACATTGGCATCATGCAGCCCGCGCTTCCCGTCGCCGCGAAGTGGGACAGCACACAGCTTGCCGCTATTCTTGAGCAAAACCGCCTGATGACCCGTGAACTACTGGGCAACGACCTGGTGATCTGGCCAGAATCCGCGGTGCCGACTCTGGAAGAGCGGGTAAAACCCTTTCTTGCCGCAATGGCAAAAAGAGCGCTGGATACCAATACCGCCCTGCTCACGGGAATTCCCACACGCAATACAACAACGCGGCAATACCACAATTCCGTGATGGCTCTCGGCACAGCAAGCGGCATTTACCACAAGCAACACCTGGTACCCTTTGGGGAATATGTACCCTTTGAGCGCTGGCTTGGCGGGACAATGGCCTTTTTGAACCTGCCCATGTCGGTCTTCAGCCCCGGGCCCGCCTTACAACAACCCATTCGTGCCAACGATGTCCGTATTGGCACAGCCATTTGCTACGAAATTGTTTTTCCTGACCTGGTGGCAACTACTGCCAACCGTTCAAACCTGCTTCTGACCGTCAGCAACGATAGCTGGTTCGGCCGATCCATCGGTCCAAAACAGCACTTTCAGATGGCCAGAATGCGGGCGGCAGAAAACCGCAAACCGCTGATTCGCGCCACCAATGATGGCATTACGGCTCTGATCAACCACCATGGCAAGGTCGTCGCCACGACACCTCCTTTCATTCGCAGCACCCTCACAGGCCAGCTGACGCCCTATCGGGGCCAGACGCCCTTCGGCCGATGGGGCTCGAATCCGGTCTTGCTGTGCTCACTGATCATGCTGCTAGCCGCTTTCTGGAAATCCCGGGCCAACTGGCGCAAACCTCAACGGCAGGAGCAATGA